Proteins encoded by one window of Blautia faecicola:
- a CDS encoding aldo/keto reductase codes for MRYKKFKNAEIEVSQLAVGTWAIGGQNYGKVDKNEAICAIRRMIEKGVNLIDTAPCYGNGTSEKIVGEVLKEIPREQVLISTKFGLIPDIYTHGYKKDTSYKNAMREIQSSLMNLETDYIDFYFVHWPDVNTPIDETMAALGEMKRKGYIRYVGVSNFTAEQIKEAEQYIQIDVQQPLYSMVDRGFEDLMSWGYDRGIDSMTYGSMGAGILSGKIRSMPSFEKNDLRLNFYDVYKEPKFSKIMELLKVMDSIADGHNVPVGQVALNWSTQKEYVGTALVGVRSIEHADENCKTFDWKLTEEEMKILDSKIEECAL; via the coding sequence ATGAGATATAAAAAATTTAAAAATGCAGAGATCGAAGTATCACAGTTAGCGGTAGGGACTTGGGCAATCGGAGGTCAAAACTATGGAAAAGTGGATAAAAACGAAGCTATTTGTGCAATTCGAAGAATGATAGAAAAGGGAGTAAATCTTATTGATACAGCTCCCTGCTACGGAAATGGAACTTCAGAAAAAATTGTAGGAGAAGTTTTGAAAGAAATTCCAAGGGAACAGGTGTTAATTTCCACAAAGTTTGGCTTGATTCCGGATATCTATACACATGGATATAAAAAAGATACGAGTTATAAAAATGCTATGAGAGAAATTCAAAGTTCTTTGATGAATTTGGAAACAGACTATATAGATTTTTATTTTGTTCATTGGCCAGATGTAAATACGCCTATAGATGAAACTATGGCTGCGTTGGGGGAAATGAAGCGTAAAGGCTATATACGTTATGTTGGTGTATCTAATTTTACGGCAGAGCAGATAAAAGAAGCAGAACAATATATTCAGATTGATGTACAGCAGCCATTATATTCTATGGTCGATAGAGGGTTTGAAGATTTGATGTCTTGGGGATATGATAGAGGAATTGATTCTATGACATATGGTTCTATGGGAGCGGGCATTCTTTCTGGAAAAATAAGAAGTATGCCTTCTTTTGAAAAAAATGATTTACGTTTAAACTTTTATGATGTTTATAAAGAACCCAAATTTTCAAAAATTATGGAATTGCTAAAAGTAATGGATAGTATTGCAGATGGTCATAATGTACCAGTGGGACAGGTTGCATTAAATTGGAGTACCCAGAAAGAATATGTAGGTACAGCTTTAGTAGGCGTTAGAAGTATTGAGCATGCTGATGAAAACTGTAAGACATTCGACTGGAAATTAACAGAAGAGGAAATGAAAATTTTAGATAGTAAAATTGAAGAGTGTGCATTGTAG
- a CDS encoding ureidoglycolate lyase — protein MREIQVQKLTKDNFGKYGEFLDLLDESELKKKSIFQEGFFADVVALEFNQGNQPTISVCHVKKQSDNIISFLEAHQYACEGLLPLDGDVIIFVGIMDRDFRTESIEAFYVPKGTFVKLNPLIVHGTQYPVDKEDVHIVCMLPGRTFKNDMLSRRLETGEQIRITRGCEK, from the coding sequence ATGAGAGAGATTCAGGTACAAAAATTAACAAAAGATAATTTTGGAAAATATGGGGAATTTTTAGATTTACTAGATGAGAGTGAACTGAAAAAGAAATCTATTTTTCAGGAGGGTTTTTTTGCAGATGTGGTAGCGTTAGAATTTAACCAGGGTAATCAACCTACAATTTCTGTGTGCCATGTTAAAAAACAAAGCGACAATATCATTTCTTTTCTCGAAGCACATCAATATGCATGTGAAGGACTTCTTCCACTAGATGGAGATGTGATTATTTTTGTAGGAATTATGGATAGAGATTTTAGAACCGAAAGTATAGAAGCTTTTTATGTTCCAAAGGGAACATTCGTAAAATTGAATCCGCTGATTGTTCATGGAACACAGTATCCAGTAGATAAAGAAGATGTTCATATTGTTTGTATGCTACCTGGAAGAACTTTTAAGAATGATATGTTGAGTAGAAGGTTGGAAACAGGAGAGCAGATAAGGATTACAAGGGGGTGTGAAAAATGA
- a CDS encoding L-fucose/L-arabinose isomerase family protein yields MYRETLTLGVVPNKRSFLSMVEAKRQKDCFMEEIRKIKASIVEIVDIDDICENGIVCEMDKVNAIVDKMKNRKIDALFFPFCDFGEEQVVAAIASKFTVPILVWGPRDERPNTDEARGRDTQCGMFAATKVLQRYGLKYSYIYNCTTKSEEFVKGYETFIRTAAVLKSLRTLRIAKIGERPVPFMSVMTNEANLIKRFGITTVPISPVEICNRARKILEEKGKEYIKYEEEFVRKFPDGENFQQICATKLAVQELMEENNCSVAAFECWSAFPTLMGLCPCVVLGEMADNGMPLSCETDINGAITLAILRACNLFEESEFLADLTIRHPQNDNAELLWHCGPFPYSLKKDGVEAKLVDGQERFELKQGDLTVCRFDDIDGEYYLFAGEAKTTTGPKTNGTYVWMETDNWKRWEEKLMFGPYIHHLGCVYGHYLPVLREVSRYLGIHFDNAHEQGIYSL; encoded by the coding sequence ATGTATAGGGAAACTTTAACTTTGGGTGTAGTACCAAATAAAAGAAGCTTTTTGAGTATGGTGGAAGCAAAACGTCAGAAGGATTGTTTTATGGAAGAAATTCGGAAGATTAAAGCTTCTATAGTAGAAATCGTGGATATAGATGATATATGCGAGAATGGAATTGTTTGCGAAATGGACAAAGTAAACGCAATTGTGGATAAAATGAAAAATAGAAAAATTGATGCATTATTTTTCCCTTTCTGTGATTTTGGAGAAGAACAAGTAGTGGCAGCGATTGCTTCTAAATTTACAGTACCTATTTTGGTATGGGGACCAAGAGATGAAAGGCCGAATACTGATGAGGCTAGGGGAAGAGATACACAGTGCGGTATGTTTGCAGCTACAAAGGTTTTACAGCGCTATGGTTTGAAATACAGTTACATTTATAATTGTACTACGAAAAGTGAAGAATTTGTAAAAGGGTATGAAACATTTATTAGAACAGCAGCAGTTTTAAAATCTCTTCGTACTTTGCGAATTGCTAAAATAGGAGAACGTCCAGTGCCTTTTATGAGTGTTATGACTAACGAAGCAAATTTGATTAAGAGGTTCGGCATTACAACTGTCCCTATTTCACCAGTAGAAATTTGTAACAGAGCTAGGAAAATTCTAGAGGAGAAAGGAAAAGAATATATAAAGTATGAGGAGGAATTTGTGAGAAAATTCCCTGATGGAGAAAATTTCCAACAAATATGTGCGACAAAATTAGCAGTTCAGGAATTAATGGAAGAAAACAATTGTTCTGTGGCAGCATTTGAGTGCTGGTCTGCTTTTCCAACTTTAATGGGGTTGTGCCCTTGCGTTGTTTTGGGAGAAATGGCAGATAATGGAATGCCTCTTTCCTGTGAAACAGATATAAATGGAGCCATTACTCTGGCAATCTTAAGAGCTTGCAATTTATTTGAAGAATCAGAATTTTTAGCAGATTTGACTATTCGTCATCCTCAAAATGATAATGCAGAACTTTTATGGCATTGCGGTCCATTTCCTTATTCTTTGAAAAAAGATGGGGTAGAGGCAAAATTAGTAGATGGACAAGAACGCTTTGAATTAAAACAAGGTGATTTAACAGTTTGTAGGTTCGATGATATAGATGGAGAATATTATTTATTTGCGGGGGAAGCCAAAACTACAACAGGACCGAAGACGAATGGTACTTATGTATGGATGGAAACTGATAACTGGAAACGTTGGGAAGAAAAGTTAATGTTTGGCCCATACATACATCATTTAGGCTGTGTTTATGGTCACTACTTACCTGTTTTGAGAGAGGTATCTAGATATTTGGGAATTCATTTTGATAATGCTCATGAGCAAGGAATTTATAGTTTATAG
- a CDS encoding carbohydrate kinase family protein has translation MKFDVIGLDSPCVDLAVNVRCFPKPNGAERIQNLSWQGGGKVASGMVAAARLGLCCGIMGNVGDDKYGTFCLRDFQDHGIDTEQMCVRKNRTTNFDIVISDEGSMGRSFVFYPGSAECMTEEELNIEYISNSSYFYMANLDSVTKKAAQMAKQKGSKIFMDADSYTDELLDAISWIDIFIGSEFVYEKMLEVGKSVKENCEYLYNKGPEIVIFTFGEKGCAGISKEGFFEIPAFDVDVKDTVGAGDVFHGAFLAAIVKGLSPKDAARFASGVSAIKCTRIGGRAGIPNWEVTDNFLETGEIDYREIDERVKKYGRGLEYV, from the coding sequence GTGAAATTTGATGTGATCGGATTGGATAGCCCTTGCGTAGATCTTGCAGTAAATGTTAGGTGCTTTCCAAAACCTAATGGAGCAGAGAGGATACAGAATTTGAGTTGGCAAGGAGGAGGAAAAGTAGCTTCCGGTATGGTAGCAGCGGCAAGATTGGGGCTTTGCTGTGGAATAATGGGAAATGTTGGAGATGATAAATATGGAACTTTTTGTCTCAGAGATTTTCAAGACCATGGAATTGATACAGAACAAATGTGTGTGAGAAAAAATAGAACAACTAATTTTGATATTGTAATTAGTGACGAAGGTTCTATGGGACGAAGTTTTGTTTTTTATCCAGGAAGCGCAGAATGTATGACAGAGGAAGAATTGAATATAGAATATATTTCAAATTCTAGTTATTTTTATATGGCCAACTTAGATTCGGTGACGAAAAAAGCAGCTCAAATGGCAAAACAAAAAGGAAGCAAAATTTTTATGGATGCTGACTCTTATACAGATGAATTGTTGGATGCTATTTCTTGGATAGATATATTTATTGGCTCAGAATTTGTTTACGAAAAGATGTTAGAAGTTGGAAAAAGCGTAAAAGAAAATTGCGAATATTTATATAATAAGGGACCAGAAATTGTGATTTTTACATTCGGAGAAAAGGGCTGTGCGGGGATCAGCAAAGAAGGATTTTTTGAAATTCCTGCTTTTGATGTAGATGTAAAGGATACGGTGGGAGCAGGGGATGTTTTTCATGGTGCTTTTTTAGCAGCAATAGTTAAAGGCCTGTCTCCTAAAGATGCTGCAAGATTCGCAAGTGGAGTATCTGCCATCAAATGTACCAGAATTGGAGGGAGAGCAGGAATTCCTAATTGGGAAGTAACAGATAACTTTTTAGAAACAGGCGAGATTGATTACAGAGAAATTGATGAAAGAGTAAAAAAGTATGGCAGGGGGCTAGAGTATGTATAG
- a CDS encoding MFS transporter, whose translation MNKERTILYLFSINAIIYIASGFYTPFLSAYYAQKGIDAEKIGILLMIGPCVVLLIQRFWAKISDRTGKRKEVLLVAIVGSGFSMLLYYLGNSFLCMFFATVVVTSFTTAVIPLSDAILIARSLKEGYSYSIIRLGGTLGYAVMTICAGMYLKTRPQMQFVFAFFAYMILFCFCIGLKEERNGQIVINEVVQENEQNRIFKNRDVYIVLGLAFISQMGLSFYTGFIGPYILEKGYTQSTIGVINSISALSEVPVLFYINRMLKKYGTIKILFLSCFLMGIRILLPIRSGIIGIVLAQLLQGVTYMTMYYSCAVYISTCVYEKYQTKGQSVLNVVQLGLGAIVGNLVGGKLIHLLGYEKGYLLMAGIITLMTICALIVYFWKNREQRNGGDVCEI comes from the coding sequence TTGAATAAAGAGAGAACTATTTTATATCTGTTCAGCATAAATGCAATTATTTATATTGCCAGCGGTTTTTATACACCTTTTTTATCTGCTTATTATGCACAGAAAGGAATTGATGCTGAGAAGATAGGGATTCTTTTGATGATTGGTCCGTGTGTTGTTTTGTTAATACAGAGGTTTTGGGCAAAAATTAGTGATAGGACGGGCAAAAGAAAAGAGGTTCTTCTGGTTGCAATAGTGGGAAGTGGATTTAGCATGCTTTTATACTATCTGGGAAATAGTTTTCTTTGTATGTTTTTTGCAACGGTTGTGGTAACTTCCTTTACCACAGCCGTAATTCCCTTAAGTGACGCAATTTTGATTGCTCGCTCCTTAAAAGAAGGATATTCCTATTCAATTATTCGTCTTGGAGGAACTCTAGGATATGCTGTTATGACAATTTGTGCAGGAATGTACTTAAAGACAAGACCACAGATGCAATTTGTATTTGCATTTTTCGCCTATATGATTTTGTTTTGTTTTTGTATAGGATTAAAAGAGGAAAGAAATGGGCAGATAGTAATAAATGAAGTTGTTCAAGAAAATGAGCAAAACAGGATATTTAAAAATCGAGATGTGTATATAGTTTTGGGGTTAGCGTTTATAAGTCAGATGGGCTTGAGCTTTTATACGGGTTTTATTGGGCCGTATATTCTTGAAAAAGGTTACACACAGTCAACCATTGGGGTTATAAATAGCATTTCAGCATTAAGCGAAGTTCCAGTGTTATTTTATATAAACAGAATGCTTAAAAAGTATGGAACAATAAAGATTTTATTTTTATCTTGTTTTCTTATGGGAATTAGAATTCTTCTTCCAATAAGAAGTGGAATTATTGGAATAGTTTTGGCTCAACTGTTACAAGGAGTTACATATATGACTATGTATTATAGTTGTGCGGTATATATTAGTACTTGTGTGTATGAAAAATATCAAACAAAAGGACAAAGTGTACTAAATGTTGTACAGCTTGGATTAGGAGCCATTGTTGGAAATTTAGTAGGAGGAAAGTTAATTCACCTACTAGGATATGAAAAAGGGTATTTACTTATGGCAGGAATTATTACTTTAATGACGATATGTGCTTTGATTGTATATTTCTGGAAAAATCGAGAGCAAAGAAATGGAGGGGATGTGTGTGAAATTTGA
- a CDS encoding TIM-barrel domain-containing protein codes for MGKKVEVSYNPQLGYLQTIFHHNFDFLTGIKSYTERTDGVEFVVDTYKENTVKVFIQCVGETAFRFRMYTPGNEHPFDNSIYQLEGQNGVNITENEEFISISKGKIEARVRKYPWEVSYYLDGKLKTKEQIKDSNVDNMCKNLPVGFTYDENKEIIGVNETMYLYADEEFYGFGEKFTDFGKRGQTINCWQTDALSTNTEKSYKNHPFFMSSRGYAILLNTYTRSKFEMGSFSNVAYNMSVEDKVLDYVIWMGNDYKALLKSYINQTGKIPMIPKWALGLWMSKCSYQTQDEIYEVVKISKERDIKIDVIHIDGWQKEGDAGAWVWDYERFPNPEEMIYKLKKEGIHLCLWIFPYIDENSKYFKEAEEKGFLVKNTKGVTSRFYSTATSTSKVGCFDFTNPHFIEWYKPKVRSVVSMGIGAVKTDFSEAVPEDAVYFDGSTGIQGHNKLTFLYAKTIYDIMAEVKIPLGELPMLWGRSGYAGSHTIPAAWAGDSSTHLNNHACILRGGLSASMSGIPFWGFDMGGFYNTDHEGYECVPTDEEYIRSCQFGFFNSLSRCHGKTPREPWNFGEKAEKIFKKFNDIRHLLLPYLYSTTYKTHLSDIPVIRPVVMEYPEDRSARNVELEYFLGDSLLVVPVFDQEDEIDVYLPNGQWIDLFTHERIKGGRWVKRKIELDKIPVFIRQNKMIPMLTKIPENIEEKYENLDVILFCEDEIRDTYIDDGNVQNLKAKIEEGTLFINTDMDASYFTVYAEKCLDNAVVNGQNWEIKKEKEGYYKIALEK; via the coding sequence ATGGGTAAAAAAGTAGAAGTAAGCTATAATCCACAGTTGGGGTATTTACAAACAATATTCCATCACAATTTTGATTTTTTAACAGGTATAAAAAGTTATACAGAGAGAACAGATGGAGTAGAATTTGTAGTAGATACTTACAAAGAGAACACAGTAAAAGTGTTCATTCAATGTGTTGGGGAAACCGCATTTCGTTTTCGTATGTATACGCCTGGAAATGAGCATCCTTTTGATAATAGTATATATCAGTTAGAAGGACAGAATGGTGTAAATATAACGGAAAACGAAGAATTTATTTCTATATCTAAAGGGAAGATAGAAGCTAGGGTTAGGAAATATCCGTGGGAAGTTAGCTATTATCTTGATGGAAAGTTAAAAACAAAAGAGCAGATTAAAGATTCCAATGTGGATAATATGTGTAAAAATTTGCCTGTAGGATTCACTTATGATGAAAATAAAGAGATTATTGGCGTTAATGAAACAATGTATTTATATGCAGATGAAGAATTCTACGGTTTCGGAGAAAAATTTACGGATTTTGGTAAGAGAGGACAGACTATTAATTGTTGGCAAACGGATGCTCTAAGCACGAATACGGAAAAATCTTATAAAAATCATCCTTTCTTCATGAGTAGTAGGGGATATGCTATTCTGTTAAATACTTATACAAGGTCGAAATTTGAGATGGGTAGTTTTTCAAATGTGGCATATAACATGAGCGTAGAAGATAAAGTCTTAGACTATGTCATTTGGATGGGAAATGATTATAAGGCACTCTTAAAGTCTTATATAAATCAAACTGGAAAAATTCCTATGATTCCCAAGTGGGCTCTGGGACTTTGGATGTCAAAATGTTCATATCAAACTCAAGATGAAATTTATGAAGTAGTAAAGATTTCTAAAGAAAGGGATATTAAGATTGATGTAATACATATCGATGGATGGCAGAAAGAAGGTGACGCAGGCGCTTGGGTCTGGGACTATGAAAGATTTCCTAATCCAGAAGAAATGATTTACAAGTTAAAAAAGGAGGGAATCCACCTTTGTCTTTGGATTTTCCCCTATATTGATGAGAATTCAAAATATTTTAAAGAAGCAGAAGAAAAGGGATTTTTGGTAAAAAATACAAAAGGTGTTACAAGCAGATTTTATTCTACGGCAACAAGTACCTCAAAGGTAGGATGCTTTGACTTTACAAACCCACATTTTATAGAGTGGTACAAGCCTAAAGTAAGGTCAGTTGTTAGTATGGGCATTGGAGCAGTAAAAACTGATTTTTCAGAAGCTGTTCCAGAAGATGCGGTTTATTTTGATGGTTCTACAGGAATTCAGGGACATAATAAACTAACATTTTTATATGCCAAAACAATTTATGATATTATGGCAGAGGTGAAAATCCCTTTAGGAGAACTTCCAATGCTTTGGGGAAGAAGTGGATATGCAGGCTCTCATACTATTCCAGCAGCGTGGGCAGGAGATTCATCTACCCATTTAAATAATCATGCATGTATTCTTAGAGGAGGCTTAAGTGCTTCTATGAGTGGAATTCCTTTTTGGGGATTTGATATGGGGGGATTCTATAATACAGATCATGAAGGGTATGAATGTGTTCCTACAGATGAGGAGTATATTAGAAGTTGTCAGTTTGGATTTTTTAATTCACTTAGCCGATGTCATGGGAAAACACCAAGAGAACCCTGGAATTTTGGAGAAAAAGCAGAAAAGATTTTTAAGAAATTTAATGATATAAGACATTTATTATTACCGTATCTGTACAGTACAACTTATAAAACACACCTCTCAGATATTCCTGTAATTAGGCCAGTAGTAATGGAATATCCAGAGGATAGAAGTGCCCGTAATGTAGAGTTGGAATATTTTCTAGGAGATTCTCTTTTGGTTGTACCAGTATTTGATCAGGAGGATGAAATAGATGTATATTTGCCAAATGGACAATGGATTGATTTGTTTACGCATGAAAGAATAAAAGGCGGTAGATGGGTTAAGAGAAAAATTGAACTAGATAAGATTCCAGTGTTTATTCGTCAAAATAAAATGATTCCAATGTTAACCAAGATTCCAGAGAATATTGAAGAAAAGTACGAAAATTTAGATGTCATATTATTTTGTGAAGATGAAATTAGAGACACGTATATTGATGATGGTAACGTACAGAATTTGAAAGCAAAGATAGAAGAGGGAACCTTGTTTATAAACACGGATATGGATGCCAGCTATTTTACTGTATACGCAGAAAAATGTTTGGACAACGCTGTGGTAAATGGACAGAACTGGGAAATCAAAAAGGAAAAAGAAGGATACTATAAGATTGCTTTAGAAAAATAA
- a CDS encoding response regulator — MKKILVVEDEYYARKSIVKILQESDLDIQVCGEAVNGMKAIELIEEYKDIALVITDIQMKKMGGLELASYLHKHRPEIDILILTAFENFDYVREALRYNVKDYIVKPIYKENLLPPVKKVLEKQEEKSRNQEKIKNYYQWEAAKNYFPVKTIVAHEELYKEFFSYNAIHQEEKFCIVVMQEEELVTDVELVNRIIQEKYRGFIKDFFFSKINEEYVMLLSGIECMDNELIVQEKVESMLSYFCTCKHMNITMGVGLVYSSKEKIYQSYNEALYALNQRLIQGWNRAYFYKNMDGYKARIGKEAEIKLESIVRTRKEKEINQVIHSILEDIIIKEESAQKLYMAVVEILKILGNYYAELYQNEDIEELKDIKVMFSRRYDLYKFKHIEELENYLKEMVIVICSGKENTKKKSKIVEEIVHYVEDNYYKNISLRELAENKYFVNYSYCSRLFSQETGMNFSKYLIQYRLKKAKTLLENKDMKISFIAFEVGYNDVSHFIQSFKKSYGLTPEEYRARKKIE, encoded by the coding sequence ATGAAAAAAATATTAGTAGTAGAAGATGAGTATTATGCAAGAAAAAGTATTGTCAAAATCTTACAAGAAAGCGATTTGGACATTCAGGTTTGTGGAGAAGCAGTAAATGGAATGAAGGCCATAGAATTAATAGAAGAATATAAAGATATTGCATTGGTTATAACAGATATACAAATGAAAAAAATGGGAGGATTGGAACTGGCCTCATATTTACATAAACATAGACCTGAAATAGATATTCTTATTCTGACTGCCTTTGAAAATTTTGATTATGTAAGAGAGGCACTTCGCTATAATGTAAAAGATTATATCGTAAAACCCATTTATAAAGAAAATCTTTTGCCACCAGTAAAAAAGGTTTTAGAGAAACAGGAAGAGAAGAGTCGAAATCAAGAAAAAATTAAGAATTATTATCAATGGGAGGCAGCCAAAAATTATTTCCCTGTGAAGACAATCGTGGCTCACGAAGAATTGTATAAAGAATTTTTTAGTTATAATGCAATACATCAAGAAGAAAAATTCTGTATAGTTGTGATGCAAGAAGAAGAACTGGTGACAGATGTAGAATTAGTGAATAGAATCATTCAGGAAAAATATAGAGGGTTCATAAAGGATTTCTTTTTTTCTAAAATTAATGAGGAATATGTAATGCTTTTGAGTGGAATAGAATGTATGGATAATGAACTGATTGTTCAGGAGAAAGTAGAAAGTATGTTATCGTATTTTTGTACATGTAAACATATGAATATCACTATGGGTGTAGGACTAGTATATTCATCTAAAGAGAAGATATATCAGTCTTATAATGAGGCGTTATATGCTTTAAATCAGAGATTGATACAAGGATGGAATAGAGCATATTTTTATAAAAATATGGACGGATATAAAGCAAGAATTGGAAAAGAAGCAGAAATTAAGCTAGAATCTATAGTAAGAACTAGAAAAGAAAAAGAAATTAATCAAGTAATTCACAGTATTTTAGAGGATATAATCATTAAAGAAGAAAGTGCACAGAAACTGTACATGGCAGTTGTAGAAATATTGAAAATTCTAGGGAATTATTATGCAGAATTATATCAAAATGAGGATATTGAAGAATTAAAAGATATAAAAGTTATGTTTTCCAGACGTTATGATTTGTACAAATTTAAACATATTGAGGAGCTGGAAAACTATCTGAAAGAAATGGTAATAGTGATATGTAGCGGAAAAGAAAATACAAAGAAAAAAAGTAAAATTGTTGAAGAAATTGTTCATTATGTAGAAGATAATTATTATAAAAATATTTCTTTAAGAGAGTTAGCTGAAAATAAATATTTTGTGAATTATTCTTATTGTAGTAGATTATTTAGCCAAGAAACAGGAATGAATTTTTCGAAATATTTAATTCAATATCGTTTAAAAAAGGCAAAAACATTGTTAGAAAATAAGGATATGAAGATTAGTTTTATAGCATTTGAAGTGGGATATAATGACGTTTCTCATTTTATTCAATCATTCAAAAAAAGTTATGGATTAACGCCAGAAGAGTATCGAGCGAGGAAAAAAATCGAGTAA
- a CDS encoding sensor histidine kinase, with protein sequence MKKRSFRSTFVSVILVITVAISIVNLAVYGINIKKIRQAEVLKMKTAGERIDDMITISLNNIKGLKQICCTDNYARNILLKNNEKNDIGTKFENQNYMDNALKHIASMDTLILRATILNKYGNIYCTDTSIPEEYVKTIRNMTKEWMLFEGKEDEYYYGGLQGDNANILTFLYPLYTYGNMPIALLAVDINYKTFQSILENGFYENSGECFILAEEQELFHIGEDLYQKEEKGYIFDKSQKMIKENLIVDTFQSKGKNFYISSRQNMLSGWKIIQVIPEERMFEEVDQKIKWNSIFLSGALILVVSFSIYYTKKIIEPLEEFCKKISHTKGDQLQIINLEHMKLTREIANVIENYNEMANKMNEYLVREIIYDKNQRKIQSKMLRYQINPHFLYNTLNLIASMGELSDFPEIVEITKNLSCIMQYNVKGSRFVSLKTEVEMVKAYLEIQRIRFHDCFSVEYEIERQIEQVRIVKFILQPIVENIFEHGFTMDENDNKIWIKAFKCENDIVILVKDNGCGIDSEKREELNRILCERTRRISYIDEEEKSIGINNVNTRIKNYYGEKYGVKVNKTDKGTEIQLLLGIENLEEENKDK encoded by the coding sequence ATGAAAAAGCGTTCTTTTAGAAGCACTTTTGTAAGTGTGATTTTGGTGATAACCGTTGCAATTTCTATAGTAAATCTTGCTGTGTATGGAATTAATATAAAAAAAATTAGACAAGCTGAAGTTTTGAAAATGAAGACCGCTGGGGAGCGGATAGACGATATGATTACTATATCTTTAAATAATATAAAAGGACTAAAACAAATTTGTTGTACGGATAACTATGCTAGAAATATTTTGCTGAAAAATAATGAAAAAAATGATATCGGTACAAAATTCGAAAACCAGAATTACATGGACAATGCATTAAAACATATTGCTTCTATGGACACACTTATTTTGAGAGCTACCATACTAAATAAATATGGAAACATTTATTGTACGGATACATCTATACCAGAAGAATATGTCAAAACCATTAGAAACATGACAAAAGAGTGGATGCTGTTTGAAGGAAAAGAGGATGAATATTATTATGGGGGCTTACAGGGGGATAACGCGAATATTTTAACTTTTTTATATCCTTTATACACGTATGGAAATATGCCTATTGCTCTTTTAGCAGTTGATATTAACTATAAAACATTTCAAAGTATTTTAGAAAATGGTTTTTATGAAAATAGCGGTGAGTGTTTTATTTTGGCGGAGGAACAGGAACTGTTTCATATCGGAGAAGATTTATATCAGAAAGAAGAAAAAGGATATATTTTTGATAAAAGTCAAAAAATGATAAAAGAAAATCTAATAGTAGATACATTTCAGAGTAAAGGAAAAAATTTTTATATAAGTTCCAGACAGAACATGCTTTCCGGATGGAAAATTATTCAAGTAATACCAGAAGAAAGGATGTTTGAAGAGGTTGATCAAAAGATAAAGTGGAATAGTATATTTCTCTCAGGAGCATTGATATTAGTGGTTTCTTTTTCTATATATTATACAAAAAAAATTATTGAACCATTAGAAGAATTTTGTAAAAAAATAAGCCATACTAAAGGAGATCAACTTCAAATTATAAATTTAGAACATATGAAATTAACAAGAGAAATTGCCAATGTGATAGAAAACTACAATGAAATGGCAAATAAAATGAATGAATATCTGGTAAGAGAAATTATTTATGATAAAAATCAAAGAAAAATTCAGTCTAAAATGCTGCGATATCAAATTAATCCGCACTTTTTATATAATACATTAAATTTAATTGCTTCTATGGGGGAACTTAGCGATTTTCCAGAGATTGTGGAAATCACAAAAAATCTTTCTTGTATTATGCAATACAATGTAAAAGGTAGTCGTTTTGTTTCCTTAAAGACGGAAGTGGAAATGGTAAAGGCATATCTAGAAATTCAGAGAATACGTTTTCATGATTGTTTTAGCGTAGAATATGAGATAGAAAGACAGATTGAGCAAGTAAGAATTGTGAAATTTATTTTACAGCCTATTGTTGAGAATATTTTTGAACATGGATTTACGATGGATGAAAATGACAATAAAATTTGGATTAAGGCGTTCAAATGTGAAAATGATATTGTAATACTCGTAAAAGATAATGGCTGTGGGATTGATAGTGAAAAAAGAGAAGAATTAAATAGAATTCTTTGCGAGAGAACAAGAAGAATTTCTTATATTGATGAGGAAGAAAAAAGCATTGGAATAAATAATGTAAATACTAGAATTAAAAATTACTATGGGGAAAAATATGGAGTGAAAGTTAATAAGACAGATAAAGGAACGGAGATACAACTATTGCTTGGAATTGAAAATCTGGAAGAGGAGAATAAAGATAAATGA